A window of the Hordeum vulgare subsp. vulgare chromosome 5H, MorexV3_pseudomolecules_assembly, whole genome shotgun sequence genome harbors these coding sequences:
- the LOC123399872 gene encoding PTI1-like tyrosine-protein kinase 3 — protein MRRWFCCSQFHASYREHEHEFPSSPDEKEGNGFDTKSDPTKAPPPIEIPELSLDELKEKTDNFGSKALIGEGSYGRVYYAILDSGKHLAVKKLDTSADPEPDNEFLTQLSIVSRLKHENFVEMLGYCVEGNQRLVAYEFATMGSLHDILHGRKGVPGAQPGPALDWMQRVKIAIDAAKGLAYLHEKVQPSIVHRDIRSSNVLLFEDYRAKVADFNLSNQSPDMAARLHSTRVLGTFGYHAPEYAMTGQLTQKSDVYSFGVVLLELLTGRKPVDHTMPRGQQSLVTWATPRLTEDTVKQCIDPRLKGECPPKGVAKLAAVAALCVQYESEFRPSMSIVVKALSPLLQQKPQAPPAAAPNTATSDA, from the exons ATGCGCCGATGGTTTTGTTGCAGTCAGTTTCATGCTTCATATCGTGAACATGAACATGAATTTCCTTCCAGCCCAGATGAGAAAGAAG GAAATGGTTTTGATACCAAAAGTGATCCAACAAAAGCACCTCCTCCCATTGAGATACCTGAATTGTCACTTGATGAACTGAAAGAAAAGACCGACAACTTTGGGTCAAAAGCTTTGATCGGTGAAGGATCATACGGGAGAGTATATTATGCTATTCTAGACAGCGGAAAACATCTTGCTGTTAAAAAGCTTGATACCTCAGCAGACCCTGAGCCTGATAATGAATTTCTGACACAG CTCTCGATTGTGTCGAGATTAAAGCATGAAAATTTTGTGGAAATGCTTGGCTACTGTGTGGAAGGAAATCAACGTCTGGTAGCCTATGAATTTGCTACGATGGGTTCTCTACATGATATTTTGCATG GAAGAAAAGGTGTCCCTGGCGCACAGCCTGGCCCAGCACTTGACTGGATGCAGCGAGTCAAAATTGCTATAGATGCTGCTAAAGGGCTGGCATATCTTCATGAGAAGGTTCAACCTTCGATAGTCCATCGGGACATACGGTCTAGCAATGTCCTTCTATTTGAGGACTACAGAGCGAAAGTCGCAGATTTTAATCTTTCAAACCAGTCTCCTGATATGGCTGCTCGTTTGCATTCCACCCGTGTGCTTGGAACCTTTGGCTATCATGCTCCCGA GTATGCCATGACTGGCCAGCTAACTCAGAAAAGTGATGTATATAGCTTTGGAGTTGTTCTTTTAGAGCTTCTAACAGGAAGGAAACCAGTAGATCATACAATGCCTAGAGGCCAGCAGAGTCTGGTTACATGG GCGACGCCTCGTTTGACTGAGGATACAGTGAAGCAATGTATTGACCCAAGGTTGAAGGGAGAGTGCCCCCCGAAAGGCGTTGCCAAG CTTGCGGCGGTGGCTGCCCTCTGCGTGCAGTACGAATCGGAGTTCAGACCCAGCATGAGCATCGTCGTCAAGGCGCTCTCGCCCCTTCTTCAGCAGAAACCTCAAGCTCCACCAGCGGCTGCTCCCAACACAGCGACTTCAGACGCCTGA
- the LOC123399871 gene encoding U11/U12 small nuclear ribonucleoprotein 35 kDa protein: MRAGVGVGVGVGVGGSAGAVFYADKYHPIQAGSIDGTDVAPHDNAVLRALLCSTAGLYDPFGDPKAAGDPYCTVFVGHLSRLTDDDTVRKAMSRYGKVKSMRLVRDIVTGASRGYAFVEYETDKEMRRAYEDAHHSIIDGSEVIVDYYRQQLMPGWIPRRLGGGLGGKKESGQLRFGGRERPFRAPLRPIPYDELKKLGIPPPPEGRYMTRFEVPLPPRRKGGNVDREESPSPRRRSNDRADSTYRRQRSPIEDEGSPRRRKSSHDHREESQRRIRSSREASTYNRQRSPTEGGSDHHKQKKQREQGDTSSYDRHVSPAKDDGDHHRKRRRSREAGDIRRSHGRRRSPTEDDGDRRKRRKSREPGDTSRHRSQAEYDGGGHRKRRKSREPGEVSPGTEDGSVRRGGTSTEAGPSPRRRSHREQRHHGGSSHFRHGDHARSRRSESRDYSQ; this comes from the exons ATGAGAGCCGGCGTCGGCGTTGGCGTTGGCGTCGGCGTCGGCGGGAGCGCGGGCGCGGTGTTCTACGCGGACAAGTACCACCCGATCCAGGCGGGCAGCATCGACGGCACGGACGTCGCCCCCCACGACAACGCCGTCCTCCGCGCCCTCCTCTGCTCCACCGCCGGCCTAT ATGATCCGTTCGGGGACCCCAAGGCCGCCGGCGACCCCTACTGCACGGTCTTCGTCGGCCACCTCTCCCGCCTCACCGACGACGACACGGTCCGGAAG GCCATGAGCAGGTACGGGAAAGTGAAGAGCATGCGGCTGGTGCGGGATATTG TTACTGGTGCTTCCCGCGGGTATGCGTTTGTAGAGTATGAAACAGACAAAGAGATGCGCCGTGCCTATGAG GATGCACACCACTCCATTATCGATGGCAGCGAAGTGATTGTAGACTACTATAGGCAGCAACTTATGCCTGGATGGATACCAAGGAGGCTAG GAGGAGGACTTGGAGGAAAGAAAGAGTCTGGCCAGCTTCGATTTGGAGGCCGAGAGAGGCCGTTTCGTGCTCCCTT GCGACCTATTCCTTATGATGAACTCAAAAAGCTCGGGATCCCACCGCCACCTGAGGGCCGGTATATGACACGTTTTGAG GTTCCCCTCCCACCGAGACGAAAAGGAGGCAATGTTGATAGGGAAGAGTCGCCATCTCCCAGGAGAAGATCCAACGATAGGGCTGATAGCACATACAGAAGGCAGAGAAGTCCAATTGAAGACGAAGGCAGCCCGCGCAGGCGCAAAAGCAGCCATGACCACAGGGAAGAATCACAAAGGAGGATAAGGTCATCTAGAGAGGCAAGCACCTACAACAGGCAGAGAAGCCCAACTGAAGGCGGCAGTGACCATCACAAGCAAAAAAAacaacgagagcagggagatacCAGCAGCTATGATAGGCATGTAAGCCCAGCCAAAGACGACGGCGATCATCACCGCAAGCGAAGAAGAAGCCGAGAGGCTGGAGATATCAGGAGGAGCCACGGTAGGCGGAGAAGCCCAACGGAGGACGACGGCGATCGCCGCAAGCGAAGGAAAAGCCGTGAGCCTGGAGATACCAGCAGGCACAGAAGCCAAGCCGAATACGACGGCGGCGGTCATCGGAAGCGGAGGAAGAGCCGAGAGCCGGGAGAGGTGTCTCCTGGCACGGAGGATGGCAGCGTCAGAAGAGGAGGAACCTCCACCGAAGCCGGCCCCAGCCCTCGTCGTCGATCTCATCGGGAGCAGAGGCATCACGGTGGCAGCAGCCATTTCCGCCACGGTGACCATGCTCGCTCCAGGAGATCCGAGAGCCGAGATTATAGCCAGTAA